GCGGCGGCGCGGAATCGCGGGACGGCCTGGTGGATCAGCTGACTCTCATGCTCATGGCCGGCACCGAATCCACCGCGACCACTGTCGCGTGGGCGCTGCACGAACTCTCCCTCGACCCGGACCTGCAATACCGCCTGCACAGCGAGGTCGATGCCGTCGTCGGCGCCGGCGCCCCCTGTTACGCGCACCTCGAGCACCTGCCGCTGATGGGCCGGGTCCTCACCGAAACCCTCCGAAAGTACCCGGCCGCCTGGATTCTCAGCCGCGTCACCACCAAACCGGCCACCCTCGGCGGCCACCACATTCCGGCGGGCGCACCGATCGTCTTCAGCCCCTACCTGCTGCACCGTCGACCCGACGTCTTCGCCGACCCCGACCGCTTCGACCCGGACCGCTGGCTCCCTGGAGCGCCCCGCCCCCTGCGCTCCGCGCTGATCCCCTTCGGCGGCGGCACCCGCAAATGCGCCGGCGACACCTTCGCCATGACCGAATCGGCCTTGGTGCTGGCCTCGATTCTGACCCGCTGGTCCCTGCACCCGGTCCCGGGAGCCGGCGTCCGCCTGGCCGCCTACGGCGCCCTGCAACCCGAAAACCTGCGCCTGCGAGCGCAATCGCGTCGCTAGGATTCGCCGGGGACCGGTCAGTGGGTGGGTCGGGTGGTGGCGCGGGAGTCGTGCCACAGGCCGAGGTCGAAGTACAGGGTGGTCATCGAATCCCACAGGGTCGGCCATTGCTGCTTGGGGCCCTGGCATTTCCAGACCGCGACCATGCGGTCGATGCCGGGGATGCCCATGGGGTCGTCGACGGCGCCGACCCGCTGCACGTCGGTGAAGTGCGAGCGCAGGTCGGGTTCGGCGGTGTCGAGGCCGACGAAGACCACGGTGGTGGTGGAATTCGCCGGTGGCCCGAAGAATCCGAAGCCGCGGCTCGGGCTGTAGGTGGCGGGCAGGTCGTACTTGCCGCCGAACTCCTCCACCGCGCCGGCCTGCCAGTAACCCTGGGCGATGATGGCGGAGTGCGCCTTCTCCTCGGGCGTGAGCGTCTCGTAGCCGGCGTCCACGGCCGCGACCATCCGGTCCCAGTTGGTGGTGCCCCAGAATGCCGAGCGGATGCCGAGATCGATGGCATTGCGGGTCTCGGTGCGCCAGTCGGACGGCAGCGGCAGCACGGTCAGCGTGCCGATGTAGGTGATCACGGTGACCACGGCGAGCGGGATCATCGCCAGGTTCATCCACCGCTTGCGCGGATACTGGGCGAAACCGACCGCGCCGAAGGCGAACATGGCGGGGAAGAAGCCGGTGGGGTAGTAGGGCCGGCCGTGCGTGATGACCACGAACGCGGTCATCGCCAGCAGGGCGACCGCCACGAATCGATATGGGCGCAACGATTCCTGCTTGACGAGCGCGTAGCCCGCGATCGCCATCAGCACGGTGCCCATGAAGCCCGCCAGACCCAGCCACTGCGGAAAGAATCCGGGCGGACCGTAGCCGGTGGCGTCCTGTTCGGCGCCGATGATCGTGCCCATGGCCAGCTGCGGCCAGTTGTGCTGCGACTGCCAGTACAGAATCGGAACCAGCGACAGGGCGAGAATGCCGGTGGCGATCCACAGCGCGGGGCGGCGCAGGATCTCGCGGGGCCCGCACAGCAGCACACCCAGGCCCAGGCACGCCCAGACCAGCGGGATCATCCACTTCACCTGCATGTCCAGGGCCGCAACGCATCCCGCCACGATGATCAGCCCGTCCTGGCGGGTGCGCACCCAGCGGATGAACAGCCAGGAGATGACCGCGGTGAGGGTGGCGTCGAAGGAGAAGGTGCTCAACGCGCACTGGGTGACCAGCAGATAGGAGGTCGCGTAGGTGAACGCGGCCAGCAGCTGGACGCGGCGGCTCGCGCGCAGTTCGTAGGCGATCAGCGCCGCCACCACGATCGCGCCGACGCTCATCAGGACGGCCGGAAAACGCACGGCCGTCACCGATCCCGGCGCGAGCACGTCCGCGATATGGGCGAACAGCGCCACCACCACGCCCTGATCGGCGTAGGTGTAGTCGAGCCGGCGCCCGGCGGAAAGGAAATAGAGTTCGTCGCCGAAGAAGTCGTAACGGCCCGCCGTCACGGTCAGCAGAATCGTGGAGAGCGCGGCCATCAGCCCGACGCCACGGTATGCGAACGGTGGATGGGTATTCGGAATGGCTTCCGGCTCGGTACGAACCGAAACGACCGCTGTCATCAACTGCCCCTGTTAATTCCGACAGACGCGATTGCGCCCCGCTCCCGTCGGGGCGTCGCATCTGTTCGCCGGCGAACCTATTTCCTCCCCGGCAGCGAAACTGGATGCGCGAGAGCCCGCGATACTGCTCGGATATGCAACGATGCGAAACATTAATGCCTGACTTCGGTGAGCGCAAACGCAGGACAGGGCGATAGCCATCCGCTCTGACGTGTGAAATCGCTGCTCCGAGCGATGAACTCGATTCGAAGTCGGGCGATGACGGATTCGATGACCTATTCGATTGCCGATACGGCAGCCGATAGCCGAACATGCCCGAATGTGACACAGCACGCACCTGCCAATGGAAATAGGGGCTTCCCTTGGCGGAATTTCACGATCGTTCTTTCTCTGTTTACCACCGCCGGCTGCCGGCGGGACGCCGGGTCGCGGGCGGCGCTCACCGTCCGCCCGTGGGCGGCGGCGATGGCCGTGTCCGACCGGCCGCTCGCCCGCCGCGGCGGGCGAGAGTGTGAGTGCCCCTGGATGGCCGGGCCGCCAGTCGGCCGAACGGTAACCGAATGTTCGCCGCTCCGTTGCGAGTTCGCCTCCCGCCCGCGGTCCGTGCGGCCCGCTTGTTTGTCGGTGGGTCGCCGTAGGGTTGCGTCCATGAGCATTTCGTTGTGTCGGCGCGCAGGGCCGGACGAATTCGGTTGCGCCGCCGGTGGTTCGGATAGCACTGTGTTTGTTGTCAGCGATACACGAGAAGGGCCATGGGGAGTGGCCCTCCGGGGGAAGGAACGAATGCCATGAACTGCAAGCCGATTCGCGGGGAGCGTCGCGGCCCGAGGTTTGCCAAGAGCAGCTTCAGCTACGGGGGCGGCGATTGCGTCGAGGTTGCCTACCATGACGGCCGGATCGCGGTGCGTGATTCCAAGGATCGTCACAGCCCGGTGCTGTGGTTCACCAGATCCGAATGGCGCGCGTTCACTTCGGGTGTGCGGGCCGGCGAATTCGATTTCGCGGACTGACGGGTCAGGTGGTGTCGCAGCGTTTCCGCTGCGACACCACCACCCCCACCCCCAATGCGGCCGACCCCTCGACGGCCGCGGAAAATGGTCAATGGGTTGCGAGGCGCTGGATTTCGTCTCGGAGTTCGGTGAGAAATGCCCTGGCCTCTTCGCCGTACCGGGCCATTCGACACAAAGCCGCCCAGCGGCGGCGATGCGCCTCGACGAGTTCGGGACCGCGCGTCACCATGCTTCCCGGAATCGGTTCCGCGGAAGCCAGCGCGTGATCCTCGTTCTCGTAGATGACGAATCCGTGCGGAATCGTGGTACTCGCCTCGATATCCTGCGGAATCACCCCGATGGTGACGGTGTCGAGGGTTTCGATCGAAATGATGCGGTCCAATTGGGCCAGCAGCATGCGATGCGGGCCCGGCCGAAAACGCAGGGCCGCTTCGGTGATGAGGAATTCGAAGCGTTTCGCCGGATCGTAGAGCACCCCCTGGCGCTCCAGGCGCGCGGCGAGCGCGGCCGCGAGCGCGTCGGGCGTGTAGGGCGGATCGAAGGTGGCGAACACCCGGCGGGCGTAATCGGCGGTCTGCAGCAGGCCCGGCACCAGGGCGGGCTGGAAGTTCCGCACCAGGTGCGCGTCCTGCTCCAACGCGCGCACATCGTCCTGCAGATGGGCGCGGTCGGCGAGCGCGGCGGCCCAGTCGCGGACTTCGGGGGAGTGCGCGGCCTCGGTGAGCGTGCGCAACGAGTGCAGGCAATCCTGCTCCGCGCCAACCGCTTTGCCCCAGTCCAGCACCTGCGGTAGCGGCGGAACCACATGTCCCGCTTCGATTCGCGACAGCGTCGACTGGCTGATGCCGACCTGCTTGGCCAGTTCGCGACCCGAGATTCCGGCCAGGTCCCGCAGCCGCCGCAGCTCCGCGCCCAACTGCTGGCGCGGGTGCGGCTGGCGCGCAACGGCATTCACGGCGGGCGCCGCTGCCGTCGGTGCGCCCGCCGCGGGCCGATTCACTGGAATCATGATGATTCAGATCGAATCACTCTGATTCAGCCACGTCAAGACTCGGCCGGTGGAGAGCTGAATCACGTCTGAATCATCGGACGTATCAAGGCGGATCGCGCGATCGATCCGTCGCGCTTCGACTGTGCGGCTACAGTGGGCCTCTGATTCGAAGCGGTCATGTTTCGGAACTGAGACGGAGGAGTGCGCGGCCAGTGAAGAGTTCGGGTCGGTTGCGGTTGCTGGCGGCGTCCACGGTGTGCGGCACCGCAGCGGTGCTGGCGGCGGTCGCGCCGACGGCGGTGGCGGCGGAGCCCGACGGGAAAACCCTTGTGGTGCTCGGTGATTCGTTCTCCGCCAATGCGGAGATCCTGGATCTGCTCGATACCGGCGGGGATGTCGGCTGCAAGCATGTGCCCACCTCGTGGCCGACGCAGCTGACCCAGCGCCTCGGCCTGTCGCCCGACGATGTCGAGGACACCTCGTGTCAGGGCGCGAGTCTCGACACCTCGGGCTGGACCCTGGTGCATCAGGTCAAGCGGGCCATGTCCGAGGGCGCGTTCGGACCGCGCACCCGGACGGTGACGATTCAGCTCGGCATGAACGACACCTGGGGCGCCGACAATCCGGTCGGCATGAATCACGCGGTCACCTGTCTCATCGACCTGGCGGCCGGCTGCGGCCCGGAGGCCGCGACCCAGGGCCGCACCCCAGACCCTGAGGCCATCACCGGTCCGGCCTATGCGGGCCGGGTCCGCCAGGTGGTGGAATACCTGCGCTACTACGCCCCCAACGCCCGGATCGTGTTCGTCGGATACCCGGAAATCCACACGCCCGGACAGGAATCCGCGTGCGCGGGGGTGCTCGGGGTCGATTTCGTGCAGCCCCGCGCCGGCGCGATCACCCGGGTGCTCGACCATCTCGACACCGCGCAGCGCGAGGCGGCGGCCCTGCTGAACGTGAATTTCTTCGACTCCCGGGCCGTCACCGCCGGGCACGGCGCGTGCGCTCCGGATTCCTGGGTGGACGGTGCGTTCGATCCCCGCACCGAACCGCTCGGCTTTCCCTGGCACCCCTCCGCCCGCGGCGATTCGGCGGTAGCCGCCGGCTTGCAGGACTGGATCGCCCGAGGCTGAGCCGGATCGGGCGCGGCTGGGCCGGATCGCGCGAGGCCGTGCGCCGGAACGCGCGCAGCATCACCGCGGTGATCGTGCTGTGCCCTGTTATGACCTGACACCCAGGGGTATCCGCTGCTCAGGAGGTGGATGGCCATGGCTGTTCTATTGCTGGTCCTACTGCTCGCGATCGTGTTCGCGGGCCTGGGCTTCCTGGTGAAGGTCCTGTGGTGGGTGGCTCTCGCGGTGCTGGTGATCTGGTTGCTCGGGTTCGTGTTCCGCAGCGCCGACGCCGCGGGCGGTCGCGGTCGCTGGTATCGGTGGTGAGGCCGGCGATGCCGCGATTCGACCTGGGACGGTTCGCGCGCCGCGTGCCCTCGGCGGCGAGCATGAAAACCACGGCGGTGCCGGTGGCGGCGGCCGCCGTGGTCGGTTCGCTCGCCGCGGGCCCCGGCAGCCGGTGGTATCGCCGGCTGAACAAACCCGCCTTCCAGCCGCCCTCGGCGGTGTTCCCGATCGTATGGACGCTGCTGTACGCCGATATCGCGGTCTGCACCGCCGGCGCTCTCGATCGTGCGCCGAATCCGGCGACCCGGCAGGCGCTTCGACGCGCACTGCTCATCGACGCCGCGCTCAACAGCGGTTGGTCGTGGGTGTTCTTCCGCGCCCACCGGCTCGGTCCGGCGGTGGCGCTGGCGGCGGCCTTGACCCTCAGCAGCGCCGATCTGACTCGGCGCACCACCCAGTTGGACGCCCGCGCCCGGGCGCTGGCGGTCTATCCCGCGTGGTGCGCCTTCGCGACGGTGCTGTCCAACAGCATCCGCCGCCGCAACCGCGCCTAGCAGATCGGAACGCCGACCGAGCCGTCCAGACTGGTGTGGAACAGCAGGCACACCAGCTTGTTCAAGGACTGATAGGCGGATCCGCTGCGCGGTCCCAGCGCTCCCGATCCGGAATCGGTCCCGGAATCGACCGGCTGCACCGTGCTGTCCGGTGTCGCCTGCGCCGGCACCGCCAGGACGGCCGCCGGCATGCACAGGGCCGCCGCCACAGCGAAAGCTCCCACGATCTTCTTCGAATTCATCACGATCCCACCGTTTCTCGAACCTCGCGCGAGCCAGTATTCAACCGGCGCCGCGCCGCCGACAGCCCCGACACTCGGTGCCCCTGGACTTCGGGGCCTCCGCGCGGACGGTGCGCGGTGGCGTGCCGGCCGTTTGCGCCCAGCGGCGGGCGCGCTTACCTTCGACGGATTCGGTACGTGTGGAGAGGGCAGGGATGGGATCGACGACGCGGCAGCGCAGGCCATTTCGGTTCGTGGCCGATCGATACAACATCACCATCACCGCCCTGTCGATCGCCGTCGCCCTGATCATCGGCACGATCGAACTGCTGGGCCTGCTCGCCGGCCAATTCGGCTGGAGCGGCGGCCTGTGGGACACCATCGGCGGCCTGGACCTCAACCTCATCGGTTTTCTCATCGTCGGCCTGTTCGTCCTCACCTGGGCCGCCGCCCTGCTGACCTGGCGCTACGGCCGCATCGAGGAGAAGTGGTCGGCGGCCCTCTCGCCCCGT
This sequence is a window from Nocardia yunnanensis. Protein-coding genes within it:
- a CDS encoding ArnT family glycosyltransferase, which produces MTAVVSVRTEPEAIPNTHPPFAYRGVGLMAALSTILLTVTAGRYDFFGDELYFLSAGRRLDYTYADQGVVVALFAHIADVLAPGSVTAVRFPAVLMSVGAIVVAALIAYELRASRRVQLLAAFTYATSYLLVTQCALSTFSFDATLTAVISWLFIRWVRTRQDGLIIVAGCVAALDMQVKWMIPLVWACLGLGVLLCGPREILRRPALWIATGILALSLVPILYWQSQHNWPQLAMGTIIGAEQDATGYGPPGFFPQWLGLAGFMGTVLMAIAGYALVKQESLRPYRFVAVALLAMTAFVVITHGRPYYPTGFFPAMFAFGAVGFAQYPRKRWMNLAMIPLAVVTVITYIGTLTVLPLPSDWRTETRNAIDLGIRSAFWGTTNWDRMVAAVDAGYETLTPEEKAHSAIIAQGYWQAGAVEEFGGKYDLPATYSPSRGFGFFGPPANSTTTVVFVGLDTAEPDLRSHFTDVQRVGAVDDPMGIPGIDRMVAVWKCQGPKQQWPTLWDSMTTLYFDLGLWHDSRATTRPTH
- a CDS encoding DUF397 domain-containing protein produces the protein MNCKPIRGERRGPRFAKSSFSYGGGDCVEVAYHDGRIAVRDSKDRHSPVLWFTRSEWRAFTSGVRAGEFDFAD
- a CDS encoding helix-turn-helix domain-containing protein, whose protein sequence is MNRPAAGAPTAAAPAVNAVARQPHPRQQLGAELRRLRDLAGISGRELAKQVGISQSTLSRIEAGHVVPPLPQVLDWGKAVGAEQDCLHSLRTLTEAAHSPEVRDWAAALADRAHLQDDVRALEQDAHLVRNFQPALVPGLLQTADYARRVFATFDPPYTPDALAAALAARLERQGVLYDPAKRFEFLITEAALRFRPGPHRMLLAQLDRIISIETLDTVTIGVIPQDIEASTTIPHGFVIYENEDHALASAEPIPGSMVTRGPELVEAHRRRWAALCRMARYGEEARAFLTELRDEIQRLATH
- a CDS encoding SGNH/GDSL hydrolase family protein, whose product is MKSSGRLRLLAASTVCGTAAVLAAVAPTAVAAEPDGKTLVVLGDSFSANAEILDLLDTGGDVGCKHVPTSWPTQLTQRLGLSPDDVEDTSCQGASLDTSGWTLVHQVKRAMSEGAFGPRTRTVTIQLGMNDTWGADNPVGMNHAVTCLIDLAAGCGPEAATQGRTPDPEAITGPAYAGRVRQVVEYLRYYAPNARIVFVGYPEIHTPGQESACAGVLGVDFVQPRAGAITRVLDHLDTAQREAAALLNVNFFDSRAVTAGHGACAPDSWVDGAFDPRTEPLGFPWHPSARGDSAVAAGLQDWIARG
- a CDS encoding hydrophobic protein — encoded protein: MAVLLLVLLLAIVFAGLGFLVKVLWWVALAVLVIWLLGFVFRSADAAGGRGRWYRW
- a CDS encoding TspO/MBR family protein, with amino-acid sequence MKTTAVPVAAAAVVGSLAAGPGSRWYRRLNKPAFQPPSAVFPIVWTLLYADIAVCTAGALDRAPNPATRQALRRALLIDAALNSGWSWVFFRAHRLGPAVALAAALTLSSADLTRRTTQLDARARALAVYPAWCAFATVLSNSIRRRNRA